In Deferribacteraceae bacterium V6Fe1, one genomic interval encodes:
- a CDS encoding 1-acyl-sn-glycerol-3-phosphate acyltransferase, which yields MITLKDNYKTEKKKIGFFGKHFPTVTFYIGLLRVVFSSSSIAKKGGYNDDEWVKSSYDTLRFLESVGCEIEVTGVENFANEPEPVVFIGNHMSTLETFILPCLIQPKKPVTFVVKKSLVEYPVFRHIMVARDPIVVSRDNPREDLKTVLNDGTEKLSKGVSVIVFPQTTRTPVFDSKQFNTIGIKLAKKAGVKVVPVALKTDAWTNGKLIKDFGKIYPERKVMFAFGKPMEITGRGDEEHEAIISFIKEHLKKWGHKEIIS from the coding sequence ATGATAACGTTAAAAGATAACTATAAAACAGAAAAGAAAAAGATAGGATTTTTCGGCAAACATTTCCCTACTGTCACATTTTATATCGGCCTTTTGAGAGTTGTGTTTAGCTCAAGCAGTATTGCAAAAAAAGGGGGATACAACGATGATGAATGGGTTAAAAGTAGCTACGATACACTTCGATTTCTTGAAAGTGTCGGATGCGAGATAGAGGTTACCGGTGTCGAAAACTTTGCCAATGAGCCTGAGCCTGTTGTATTTATTGGTAACCATATGAGCACACTTGAGACGTTTATTTTGCCATGCCTTATTCAGCCTAAAAAGCCTGTTACATTTGTGGTTAAGAAGAGTCTCGTGGAGTATCCTGTATTTAGACATATAATGGTTGCAAGAGACCCGATTGTAGTAAGCAGGGATAATCCGAGAGAAGATTTAAAAACTGTATTAAATGACGGCACGGAAAAATTGAGTAAAGGGGTATCGGTTATTGTGTTTCCACAGACCACAAGGACACCTGTGTTTGATTCGAAGCAGTTTAACACAATAGGTATAAAATTGGCAAAAAAAGCCGGTGTAAAAGTTGTCCCCGTAGCCCTTAAGACTGATGCTTGGACAAACGGCAAGTTAATAAAAGATTTTGGTAAAATTTATCCTGAAAGAAAGGTAATGTTTGCTTTTGGTAAGCCGATGGAGATTACCGGACGCGGGGATGAAGAGCACGAAGCTATTATATCATTTATTAAAGAGCATTTAAAAAAATGGGGACATAAGGAGATTATCAGCTGA
- a CDS encoding flagellar hook basal-body protein — translation MIQGLYSALSAIVAGDNRISVTANNIANVNSTSYKSQYSVLSELSKGGVKVISVNSDKSQGYLIHTGRNLDLAINGNGYFKVYGENGENLTREGNFYLDKNGEIVNANGERLTDGLNLNNNNDEISIDTKGNLLVNGEKVFKIDIFNDNNNPAPEDSYEIMSGFLEASNVDLAKEIVNNIVDLRYVQANTKTVKTTDEMLGYILDIKS, via the coding sequence ATGATTCAGGGATTATATTCGGCGTTAAGTGCGATTGTGGCGGGTGATAACAGGATCTCCGTTACCGCCAATAATATCGCAAATGTAAACTCCACCTCGTATAAGTCACAATATTCGGTTTTGTCTGAGCTTTCAAAAGGGGGAGTAAAGGTAATTTCTGTCAATAGCGATAAGTCTCAAGGCTATCTTATCCATACGGGTAGAAATCTTGACCTTGCAATAAACGGAAACGGCTATTTTAAAGTTTACGGTGAAAACGGTGAAAATCTCACGAGAGAAGGCAATTTTTATCTTGATAAAAACGGAGAGATAGTAAATGCAAACGGGGAGAGGCTTACCGACGGGCTCAATCTAAATAATAATAATGACGAAATAAGTATAGACACAAAAGGTAATTTATTGGTAAACGGAGAGAAGGTATTTAAAATCGATATTTTTAACGATAATAACAATCCTGCCCCTGAGGATTCATACGAAATAATGTCCGGTTTTCTTGAGGCTTCAAATGTAGATTTGGCCAAAGAGATTGTCAATAATATCGTTGACCTGAGATATGTGCAGGCAAACACGAAAACTGTCAAAACGACTGATGAGATGTTAGGATATATTTTGGATATCAAATCTTAA
- a CDS encoding CoA-binding protein produces MVQISDDFLKEFLKKAKNIIIVGASNRPERASNHIMKFLMDKGYNCYPVNPMEDEVLGVKAYKSIKDVPVTPDLVDVFRKSEACPEIVKESVEKGAKFIWLQENVYSEEAKKIADENNIPIIMDKCIYKEFLRLKVVG; encoded by the coding sequence ATGGTTCAAATATCCGATGATTTTTTGAAAGAATTTTTAAAAAAGGCTAAAAATATCATAATCGTAGGTGCTTCAAACAGACCTGAAAGAGCAAGCAACCATATAATGAAATTTTTGATGGACAAAGGGTATAACTGCTACCCTGTAAACCCTATGGAGGATGAAGTCTTAGGTGTCAAAGCTTATAAATCAATAAAAGATGTGCCTGTTACCCCTGATTTGGTAGATGTATTTCGAAAAAGTGAAGCATGCCCGGAAATCGTCAAAGAGTCTGTCGAAAAAGGTGCAAAGTTTATTTGGTTGCAAGAAAATGTTTACAGCGAAGAGGCAAAAAAGATTGCTGACGAAAACAATATCCCTATTATTATGGATAAATGCATTTATAAGGAATTTTTAAGGCTTAAAGTGGTAGGTTAA
- a CDS encoding MarC family protein, with product MGLIFSSFIHVFLKLFFILTPFFVLSTFLVMTNDFTEAERKKTAVKVTFAVLLITFTMYLFGKYIFMVFGITIDAFRIGAGVLLFLSSVSLVQGKTISQSSQKEDIAVVPLALPVTVGPGTIGILLVMAAENKSITLKLIDCAGLFFAVSAIGILLLSSVKIEKIIGQRGLAILSKITGLFIASISAQLIFTGIKNFLFS from the coding sequence ATGGGGTTAATATTTTCTTCTTTCATACATGTCTTTTTAAAGCTTTTTTTCATATTAACCCCATTTTTTGTCCTTTCCACATTCCTTGTCATGACAAACGACTTTACTGAGGCGGAAAGGAAAAAGACTGCTGTCAAGGTTACTTTTGCAGTCCTCTTAATCACTTTTACAATGTATCTTTTCGGCAAATACATATTTATGGTATTTGGCATTACCATCGATGCCTTCAGGATAGGTGCAGGGGTGCTTTTATTCTTATCGTCCGTAAGCCTTGTCCAGGGGAAGACAATCAGCCAGAGCAGTCAAAAGGAAGATATTGCCGTCGTCCCTTTGGCACTTCCCGTGACGGTAGGGCCTGGGACAATAGGAATTTTGCTTGTAATGGCCGCCGAAAACAAATCGATAACATTAAAGCTCATAGATTGTGCAGGTCTGTTCTTTGCTGTTTCAGCTATCGGAATACTGCTACTTTCATCTGTTAAAATTGAGAAAATTATCGGTCAAAGAGGGCTTGCCATATTAAGCAAAATAACAGGCCTGTTTATTGCATCTATTTCAGCCCAACTGATATTTACAGGTATAAAAAATTTCTTATTCAGCTGA
- a CDS encoding DUF3373 domain-containing protein yields the protein MKKLLSIVLGVLLASTFAFADSELDQLRKQIADLQTQVDTMNKFVSKNTRHTATDKLSISAEFMSRLDSTQYKNVRALPDWASDFMSLWMDGSGFSVSDYGAFASKYPAEASQLPTMFGLVGLTTDSNSNGVPDAVESTTLSGTDAEKIGKLFGMVTPKKYDTNNDFMLTNRLRLRLSSKVNENLSFSGRLVMFKTFGDSTPFHFFNGTMGSMALDANSAQVPTDDSLRVERAYFVYRNSIGDVHWHFSFGRRPAAYGYGMENHENAVLGGSPAGTIIQMNFDGGSLGFDLADLTGIPGLNVKFCYGQGYEGGYGTLNSMNAQADVNDVHFFGAIVKLFDNEDYKVIYNWAHGYGLTDGFIGTAVFPFYVSGSDTNLDGIYDNYTINPNYGGFVSRVEPMSEVGNIDLHSIIAQGYTFDFSWFAAYSMSKTDPTNQSANPMYQFMGMDKMMDGTGHSIWLGVMTPELPFLGGKLGVEYNHGTKYWQPFILTYDAQKLATRGDVYEVYYHQPIVGNNFFATLGYIHYDYEYTNSGNYMGEPVKIKDATAFNTLMPVVDKVDQFYLKMTYRF from the coding sequence ATGAAAAAACTTTTATCTATCGTTTTAGGGGTTTTATTAGCATCAACTTTCGCTTTTGCCGATTCTGAACTTGATCAGCTCAGGAAACAGATTGCTGACCTTCAGACTCAGGTAGACACTATGAACAAATTTGTGTCTAAAAACACAAGACACACAGCTACAGACAAGCTTTCTATCAGTGCTGAGTTTATGTCAAGACTTGACAGCACTCAGTATAAGAATGTAAGGGCATTGCCTGACTGGGCAAGTGATTTTATGTCTTTGTGGATGGATGGAAGTGGTTTTTCAGTTTCTGATTATGGTGCATTTGCTTCGAAATATCCTGCAGAAGCTTCTCAGTTGCCTACAATGTTTGGACTTGTGGGTTTGACTACTGACTCTAATTCAAATGGTGTGCCTGATGCTGTAGAGAGTACTACTCTTAGTGGAACAGATGCTGAAAAGATTGGCAAGCTTTTTGGCATGGTTACTCCTAAAAAATACGACACAAACAACGACTTTATGCTTACTAACAGACTTCGTTTAAGGCTTTCTTCAAAAGTAAACGAAAACCTTTCTTTCAGCGGTCGTTTGGTAATGTTTAAGACTTTTGGTGACTCTACACCTTTCCATTTCTTTAACGGCACTATGGGGAGTATGGCTCTTGATGCAAACTCTGCTCAGGTACCTACAGATGATTCTTTGAGAGTAGAAAGAGCTTATTTCGTATATAGAAACAGTATCGGGGATGTTCACTGGCATTTCTCTTTTGGTCGTCGTCCTGCCGCTTACGGTTATGGTATGGAAAACCATGAAAATGCAGTACTTGGTGGCTCACCTGCCGGCACAATCATTCAAATGAACTTTGATGGTGGTTCATTAGGATTTGATCTTGCTGACTTGACCGGTATACCAGGGCTTAATGTTAAGTTTTGCTACGGTCAGGGTTATGAAGGTGGCTACGGCACACTTAACTCTATGAATGCTCAGGCAGATGTAAATGATGTTCACTTCTTTGGTGCTATCGTTAAACTTTTTGATAACGAAGATTACAAAGTGATTTACAACTGGGCTCACGGCTACGGTTTGACTGACGGCTTTATCGGTACTGCTGTATTTCCATTCTATGTATCAGGTTCAGATACAAATTTAGATGGAATTTATGATAATTATACTATCAATCCTAACTATGGTGGATTTGTTTCTCGTGTAGAGCCAATGTCAGAGGTTGGTAATATAGACCTTCACTCAATTATAGCTCAAGGTTATACATTTGACTTCAGCTGGTTTGCTGCTTATTCTATGAGTAAAACTGACCCAACCAACCAGTCAGCTAACCCAATGTATCAATTTATGGGCATGGATAAAATGATGGATGGTACAGGTCACTCTATCTGGCTTGGTGTTATGACTCCAGAATTGCCATTCTTAGGCGGTAAACTTGGTGTAGAATACAACCATGGTACCAAATACTGGCAGCCATTTATCCTTACTTATGATGCACAGAAGCTTGCTACACGCGGTGATGTGTATGAGGTATACTATCATCAGCCGATCGTTGGTAACAACTTCTTTGCTACACTTGGTTACATCCACTATGATTACGAGTACACTAACAGCGGTAACTATATGGGTGAGCCTGTTAAGATTAAAGATGCTACAGCTTTCAATACTTTGATGCCTGTAGTTGATAAGGTTGACCAATTTTACCTTAAGATGACTTACAGATTCTAA
- a CDS encoding molecular chaperone TorD family protein, with product MTEFKVPVDLEKVKKIALKGDWDDVVINFDSYDETAVINLSNTLMFLSLAFRYPDVKVYSRLKESAKYFDDFFEAYAGKTLHVEKADDMQVEYVRLFVANKDGVPASPYASVYLSDDGLLFSDHLLKLRDLMLKTGFELKEDYKDLEDNIHIMLEYMSIMIGRLNVDGISAAKGFFLVAYGLVLPMCEKFCKKIIESAELDFYKVLALGLLEFINDLDGIVEEVFSE from the coding sequence ATGACAGAGTTTAAAGTCCCGGTTGATTTGGAAAAGGTAAAAAAAATTGCACTAAAAGGGGATTGGGACGATGTTGTAATAAATTTTGATTCATACGATGAGACAGCGGTAATTAATCTAAGCAATACATTGATGTTTTTATCCCTTGCCTTCAGATATCCAGATGTGAAAGTTTACTCGAGACTTAAAGAGTCAGCAAAATATTTTGATGATTTTTTCGAGGCCTATGCAGGCAAAACGCTCCACGTTGAAAAAGCTGATGATATGCAGGTGGAGTATGTAAGACTTTTTGTGGCCAATAAAGACGGAGTGCCTGCCAGCCCGTATGCATCTGTGTATCTTAGTGATGACGGGCTACTGTTTAGCGACCATCTTTTAAAATTAAGAGATTTGATGCTAAAGACAGGGTTTGAGCTTAAAGAAGATTATAAAGATTTGGAAGACAATATCCATATAATGCTTGAATATATGTCGATTATGATAGGCAGACTTAATGTTGACGGGATTAGCGCGGCAAAAGGTTTTTTTCTTGTAGCTTACGGTTTGGTATTGCCAATGTGTGAAAAATTTTGTAAGAAAATTATCGAGAGTGCCGAGCTTGATTTTTATAAAGTGTTGGCATTGGGTTTATTGGAATTTATTAACGATTTGGATGGAATCGTCGAAGAGGTTTTCAGTGAATAG
- a CDS encoding MFS transporter, producing the protein MNFKNTILIVFSAVLTFSALYAPQPLLPILSKEFNLSASTSGLIITFTLIPLSFSPFLYGIILETVSARKIILMALLLLGLSEIMLGFAVSFYQILGIRLFQGVLIPAILTSLMTYVSKLSNGENIQRVMSIYIASTIVGGFAGRAVSGLISYLFNWRVSFLFLGLCLILLVYFVKSLEKDVNLSVTKPRFNDVFVVLKDKKFMVVYISIFLSFFCFAGLLNYLPDHLSKLSSKSNELKTGLAYSGYLMGVIVSLLSVKIIGIFGYRKSLILGSTVYITALLLFQMDNLLWIYINMFIFCGGMFMLHSVGSGFVNKNADKNKGIVNGMYVSFYYFGGIIGSYLPGLIYEKYGWSSFLMLLSSMAGVILLLNLFAHKKLL; encoded by the coding sequence ATGAATTTTAAAAATACGATTCTAATTGTTTTTTCAGCTGTTTTAACCTTTTCTGCACTATACGCTCCTCAGCCCCTATTGCCAATACTTTCAAAAGAGTTTAACCTTTCTGCTTCCACATCAGGTCTTATAATAACTTTTACCCTTATTCCACTTAGTTTTTCACCGTTTTTATACGGGATAATATTGGAAACCGTATCGGCGAGGAAGATAATCTTGATGGCACTGCTTCTTTTGGGGTTGAGTGAAATAATGTTAGGGTTTGCGGTAAGTTTTTATCAGATACTTGGCATAAGGCTTTTTCAAGGGGTTTTAATCCCTGCAATTTTGACGTCCCTTATGACATATGTTTCCAAACTTTCAAACGGTGAGAATATTCAAAGGGTTATGTCGATTTATATCGCATCAACCATTGTCGGCGGATTTGCGGGCAGAGCCGTATCAGGGCTAATATCTTACCTTTTTAATTGGCGGGTTAGTTTTTTGTTTTTGGGGTTGTGCCTGATTTTATTGGTATATTTTGTGAAATCGCTTGAGAAAGATGTTAATCTGAGCGTTACCAAACCAAGATTTAATGATGTTTTTGTGGTGCTTAAAGATAAAAAATTTATGGTTGTGTATATCTCGATTTTTCTGTCATTTTTCTGTTTTGCCGGTCTTTTAAATTATTTGCCTGACCATCTTTCAAAATTAAGTAGCAAATCCAATGAGCTGAAAACGGGGCTTGCCTATTCCGGATATTTGATGGGTGTCATTGTAAGCCTATTGTCAGTGAAGATTATAGGAATATTCGGGTATAGAAAATCCCTTATTTTAGGTTCGACAGTTTATATAACGGCTCTGCTGCTATTTCAGATGGACAATTTACTGTGGATATATATCAATATGTTTATCTTTTGCGGCGGGATGTTTATGCTCCACTCCGTTGGGTCTGGGTTTGTGAATAAAAATGCAGATAAAAATAAGGGGATTGTAAACGGCATGTATGTATCCTTTTATTATTTTGGCGGAATTATTGGCTCATACCTGCCAGGGCTTATCTATGAAAAATATGGGTGGAGTAGCTTTTTGATGCTATTATCTTCAATGGCAGGAGTAATTTTGCTCTTAAATCTATTTGCGCACAAAAAGTTATTATAG
- a CDS encoding cytochrome c, whose amino-acid sequence MKKKLFTALVLATIAIFAVTSAYAAGNARKGKRVWKKSCRLACHDGSKAGVAALSPVSKTQAQWKAALPKIKECSAKAGLSDQDVEDMFEYLHSHALDSDQPETCG is encoded by the coding sequence ATGAAAAAGAAACTTTTTACGGCTTTGGTTTTAGCGACAATTGCAATTTTTGCAGTTACTTCAGCTTACGCTGCTGGTAATGCAAGAAAAGGTAAGAGAGTATGGAAAAAAAGCTGTCGTCTTGCTTGCCATGACGGCTCAAAAGCAGGTGTAGCTGCACTTAGCCCTGTGTCAAAGACTCAGGCTCAGTGGAAAGCAGCTCTTCCAAAGATTAAAGAGTGCTCTGCTAAAGCAGGTCTTAGCGATCAGGACGTAGAAGATATGTTTGAATATCTTCACAGCCACGCACTTGACTCTGACCAGCCAGAAACTTGCGGTTAG